A region from the Acyrthosiphon pisum isolate AL4f chromosome A1, pea_aphid_22Mar2018_4r6ur, whole genome shotgun sequence genome encodes:
- the LOC100163664 gene encoding innexin inx3 → MALFPMLSSVAGFIKVRYVVDKANIDNAVFRAHYRLTTAILFGCCILVTANNLIGDPIACITDGGIPEHVINTFCWITHTFTLPDKHVGVGKHVAHPGVSNYVDGTDQIRYHAYYQWVPFMLFFQGALFYIPHWIWKNWEEGKVRMITDGVRGASIGQNEDRQSRQKQLVQYLIDTLHMHNVYASGYFLCEIFNFLNVVGNMFLIDSFLGGEFFTYGIKVLELSQEDQENRIDPMVSVFPRVTKCTFHKFGPSGSLQTHDALCVLALNILNEKIYIFLWFWFILLAIISGMALAYSIAVITLPSIRETILLRRFKFGTPQSVSALIRKTQVGDFLLLHLLGQNMNMAEFNEVLDDLSSRLHLGNNLPTAPSTLELSPMYPMDKLRLHKETEA, encoded by the exons ATGGCCTTATTCCCGATGCTGTCGTCTGTGGCCGGCTTCATTAAGGTGCGTTACGTGGTGGACAAGGCCAACATCGACAACGCCGTGTTCAGAGCGCACTACAGGCTCACCACGGCGATACTTTTTGGATGTTGTATACTGGTCACGGCTAACAATCTAATCG gtgaTCCTATAGCTTGTATAACTGATGGTGGCATCCCAGAACATGTTATCAACACGTTTTGTTGGATTACTCATACATTTACATTGCCGGATAAACATGTTGGTGTTGGCAAACATGTTGCTCACCCTGGTGTATCAAATTATGTTGACGGCACCGATCAAATACGATACCATGCATATTACCAATGGGTGCCATTTATGCTATTCTTTCAAGGCGCTTTATTCTATATACCCCATTGGATATGGAAAAATTGGGAAGAAGGCAAGGTTCGCATGATCACTGACGGTGTACGTGGTGCTTCTATTGGACAAAACGAAGACAGACAAAGTCGTCAAAAACAATTGGTTCAATATCTAATTGATACTTTACACATGCACAATGTTTATGCTTCTGGATATTTCTTATGCGag atattcaattttttgaatgtGGTTGGAAACATGTTCCTAATTGACAGTTTTTTGGGAGGTGAATTTTTCACATATGGTATTAAAGTGTTAGAACTTAGTCAAGAGGATCAAGAAAACAGAATTGATCCCATGGTATCTGTTTTCCCAAGAGTAACCAAATGCACGTTTCATAAGTTCGGTCCATCTGGATCATTGCAGACGCATGATGCACTTTGCGTATTGGCATTAAATATCTTGAATGAAAAAATCTACATATTTTTGTGGTTTTGGTTCATTTTATTGGCAATCATATCTGGAATGGCGTTGGCCTACAGTATTGCTGTTATAACATTGCCTTCAATTAGAGAAACAATTTTACTACGCCGTTTTAAATTTGGTACACCACAATCAGTATCAGCACTTATCAGAAAAACACAG gtTGGAGATTTCTTATTATTACATCTTTTGGGCCAAAATATGAATATGGCAGAGTTTAACGAAGTATTAGATGATCTCAGCTCACGATTACATCTGGGAAACAATTTACCAACTGCTCCTTCGACCCTAGAATTATCACCAATGTATCCTATGGATAAATTGAGACTTCACAAAGAAACTGAGGCTTAG